Proteins from one Planctomycetota bacterium genomic window:
- the traF gene encoding conjugal transfer protein TraF — MKILIKTVLMAVLITSVSGVVGYAEDWTIYGPRAQGMGGTGVAIEDGATASYWNPAGITLNDKFGLYIPFGTSIGAEGDIMENVDAVVDVIDSSDWNSISTKMDTGAALSQAELQTALDLFTTKIPAMDKEGEGFLLSLNGGLNIGLGQTELFGGNIGLFGNVIGNIGVDPTVNVNEMMSFNAGATAIGSINNLVGAGNDRSGVFTNPGSQALADSIATIFATAGGTQNQAEELVYQAELAGVNTSDPIVQSTLTTIAQSTATTGTGSSTVSTNSSGVLVSGISVTELGVTYGRKLMDGKMSLGGNLKLLQGETVYKLYRFDDMEEGSDFLNELTDDNSTKKSTTFGLDVGALYKVGEMVKLGLTGRNINGPKFTWDGPGDYKLDPQYRFGASLKVPLLLLSFDYDLNKTKSQVLEGYESQMMGLGAEINLIGFLFLRAGMYQNKAISGSGKIYTLGTSINLLLFKLDLAVAQADKEVTIESGTETEEIKERYGVSFALSFRY; from the coding sequence ATGAAGATTCTGATAAAAACGGTTTTGATGGCAGTGTTAATCACCTCGGTTTCCGGAGTAGTTGGCTATGCCGAGGACTGGACGATATACGGTCCCAGGGCTCAAGGGATGGGGGGTACGGGCGTAGCGATAGAGGATGGGGCGACCGCTTCTTACTGGAATCCGGCTGGTATTACCTTGAATGACAAGTTCGGTTTGTATATCCCTTTTGGGACATCCATAGGCGCTGAAGGGGATATCATGGAGAACGTTGATGCGGTTGTCGATGTTATTGATTCCTCTGATTGGAATTCCATATCCACGAAAATGGATACCGGAGCAGCGCTGAGTCAGGCTGAATTGCAAACCGCACTTGACCTTTTTACAACCAAGATTCCCGCCATGGATAAAGAAGGCGAGGGATTCCTCCTGAGTTTAAACGGCGGATTGAATATTGGATTGGGGCAAACGGAATTGTTTGGTGGGAATATCGGTTTGTTCGGTAATGTAATAGGCAATATCGGAGTTGACCCAACGGTTAATGTGAATGAAATGATGTCGTTTAACGCCGGCGCCACGGCTATAGGCTCAATAAACAACTTGGTCGGTGCCGGTAATGACCGTTCAGGAGTGTTTACCAATCCCGGAAGCCAGGCTTTGGCAGATTCGATTGCAACGATATTTGCCACCGCCGGCGGGACGCAAAATCAGGCAGAAGAGTTAGTTTACCAGGCGGAATTAGCCGGAGTAAATACGTCCGACCCGATAGTCCAAAGCACATTGACCACCATTGCGCAATCAACCGCGACTACCGGAACCGGCAGTTCAACGGTTTCTACCAATTCGTCCGGCGTCCTTGTAAGCGGGATTAGTGTGACGGAATTAGGCGTAACTTACGGGCGTAAATTAATGGATGGTAAGATGTCCTTAGGCGGCAACCTGAAACTCCTACAGGGAGAAACCGTTTACAAATTATACCGTTTTGACGATATGGAGGAAGGCAGTGACTTCCTCAATGAACTTACAGATGATAACAGCACTAAAAAATCAACTACATTTGGGCTTGATGTCGGTGCTTTGTATAAAGTTGGTGAGATGGTTAAATTAGGTTTAACCGGCCGTAATATCAATGGTCCCAAATTTACCTGGGACGGCCCGGGTGATTATAAATTGGACCCGCAATACAGGTTCGGCGCTTCGCTTAAAGTGCCTCTTTTGTTACTTTCTTTCGATTACGATTTGAACAAAACCAAAAGCCAGGTTCTTGAAGGTTATGAATCCCAGATGATGGGCTTAGGCGCAGAAATAAACCTGATAGGATTTCTTTTCCTCAGGGCCGGTATGTATCAAAACAAGGCGATTTCCGGTTCGGGTAAGATTTATACGCTCGGGACAAGCATTAATCTGCTTTTGTTTAAATTGGATTTAGCTGTTGCCCAAGCAGATAAGGAAGTAACAATAGAATCCGGAACGGAAACAGAGGAAATAAAAGAGCGTTATGGCGTTTCTTTCGCCTTGAGTTTTCGTTATTAA
- a CDS encoding HAD family hydrolase yields the protein MKAIILDRDGTINTGQNYIISLKRIRIYRDAPKALKKLQDAGYKLVVFTNQACVARGIITESLLKKINQKIIKLFRAKGVKLSRIYYCPHHPEAQILKYRKTCSCRKPATGMLRQAKRDFGIDFRKSFVIGDALKDLRAGKKVGAKTILVLTGNGRKSFKEMGSNTRKPADYIAPNLLSAAKWILGKA from the coding sequence ATGAAAGCAATCATCCTTGATCGCGACGGAACGATTAACACCGGGCAAAATTATATCATCTCTCTTAAAAGAATCAGGATTTACCGCGACGCCCCCAAAGCGTTAAAGAAACTTCAGGATGCCGGCTATAAGCTGGTTGTTTTTACTAACCAGGCGTGCGTGGCTCGCGGGATAATTACAGAGAGTTTGCTCAAAAAGATAAACCAAAAGATTATTAAGCTATTCAGGGCCAAAGGCGTCAAATTAAGCCGGATATATTACTGCCCACACCATCCGGAGGCGCAAATCCTAAAATACCGGAAAACCTGTTCCTGCCGCAAGCCGGCAACCGGAATGCTCCGGCAGGCAAAGCGCGATTTCGGGATAGATTTCAGGAAGTCGTTTGTCATCGGCGATGCCTTAAAAGACCTTCGGGCTGGTAAAAAGGTCGGGGCAAAAACGATACTTGTCCTCACCGGAAATGGCAGGAAATCATTTAAGGAAATGGGCTCAAACACACGAAAACCGGCTGATTATATCGCGCCAAATCTATTATCCGCTGCGAAATGGATATTAGGCAAAGCCTGA
- a CDS encoding sensor domain-containing diguanylate cyclase: MERAEFYKNLLDNLSEGVYFVDNDRKITYWNKGAQKITGYSEEEVIGKQCSDNILMHVDGKGQSLCVGLCPLAECMACKRACSNEVYLHHKKGYRIPVSVRVSPINDEKGKIIGAVELFSDNTDRMIALKRAQELQQIAFLDELTGIGNRRYTEINIRAKLDELKRYKWGFGVIFSDIDHFKKVNDTYGHDTGDEILKMVAKTMSSALRSFDFLGRWGGEEFVAIAVNVDKNELYGIAEKLRHLVEKSGLKLQKENLTVTISSGATLAHPDDTISSLIKRADKLMYQSKSNGRNQVTMDK; this comes from the coding sequence ATGGAACGAGCAGAGTTTTATAAGAACCTTTTGGATAACCTTTCCGAAGGCGTTTATTTCGTGGATAACGACCGTAAAATAACCTACTGGAACAAAGGCGCCCAAAAGATTACCGGTTATTCGGAAGAGGAAGTTATCGGTAAGCAGTGTTCGGATAACATCCTGATGCACGTTGATGGAAAAGGGCAAAGCCTGTGTGTGGGTTTATGTCCGCTGGCTGAATGCATGGCTTGTAAGCGCGCCTGCTCCAATGAGGTGTATCTACACCACAAAAAAGGATATCGGATTCCAGTTTCAGTGCGTGTTTCGCCTATTAATGATGAAAAAGGGAAAATTATCGGCGCGGTCGAACTCTTCAGCGATAATACTGATAGGATGATTGCCTTGAAAAGGGCCCAGGAGCTTCAGCAGATTGCCTTCTTGGATGAGCTTACCGGAATCGGCAACCGGCGCTATACGGAAATAAATATCCGCGCCAAACTGGATGAACTTAAGCGGTATAAATGGGGCTTCGGGGTGATTTTTTCCGATATCGACCACTTCAAAAAAGTGAACGATACTTACGGGCACGATACGGGAGACGAGATTCTAAAAATGGTTGCCAAGACCATGTCAAGCGCTTTGCGGTCGTTTGATTTCCTCGGGAGGTGGGGCGGAGAAGAATTTGTGGCAATAGCGGTGAATGTGGATAAAAACGAGTTATATGGAATTGCGGAAAAACTGAGGCATTTGGTTGAGAAATCAGGGCTCAAGCTTCAAAAGGAAAACCTGACGGTAACGATTTCATCCGGGGCGACGCTTGCGCATCCCGATGACACAATAAGCTCTCTTATAAAGCGGGCGGATAAGCTTATGTACCAAAGCAAATCTAACGGGCGGAATCAGGTAACGATGGATAAATAA
- a CDS encoding DUF2950 family protein, with amino-acid sequence MRKHLAVILGLILLVSGLVTRAEDKQNQPEKPSVQWSIQDAEPYCPECTLTVEIGTTKCQYCSAEFSWSEPKFDNKPEGALFKFRCSIKSNNIKLFKEVSVEEKIEAYKDRTLSPCVIIKTEKGDNDQNISLYFVVSEKEGCRHQKASLIKENETWKVAAIADTKAPKRSDRMEANETVAIGSLKAIHAGEATWRQTSMSGTGKTDYWTYDVSTLYRMLKGGTPSAYITLDLAKADVNCHPDDSIANGITQDWNVIKSTCGPKAGYWIKALKEYEPGKPYNQNFYAGTNVACANDYRFGFCAFPAEYGVSGIRTFILNEQGIIYYKDLGPITETRVNRKVKTTPEQEKALSALIKQLGADDWEVREKAQETLTKMGKTARELLEKEKDAKDPEVKMRVNLILKNIAAFDKKGIPGGIDCWPTADPTTKGWKPSGN; translated from the coding sequence ATGAGAAAGCATCTGGCTGTCATTTTGGGGCTCATTTTATTGGTCAGCGGATTGGTGACACGCGCAGAAGACAAACAAAACCAACCTGAAAAACCATCTGTCCAATGGAGCATACAGGATGCGGAGCCTTACTGCCCTGAATGCACCCTGACCGTAGAGATCGGAACAACCAAATGCCAGTATTGCTCTGCCGAATTTTCCTGGTCTGAACCAAAATTTGATAATAAGCCTGAGGGGGCATTATTCAAATTCCGCTGTTCTATAAAATCCAATAACATAAAACTCTTTAAGGAAGTTTCTGTTGAGGAAAAGATAGAAGCCTATAAAGATAGAACTCTGTCTCCCTGCGTAATCATAAAGACAGAAAAAGGCGATAACGACCAGAACATATCCCTCTATTTCGTGGTAAGTGAAAAAGAAGGATGCCGGCACCAAAAAGCAAGCCTTATAAAGGAGAATGAAACATGGAAGGTAGCGGCTATCGCCGATACGAAAGCGCCTAAAAGGTCAGACAGAATGGAAGCTAATGAAACAGTCGCTATCGGCAGCTTAAAAGCCATTCATGCTGGGGAAGCAACATGGAGACAAACCTCCATGTCCGGCACCGGCAAGACGGATTACTGGACCTATGATGTCTCAACATTATACCGCATGCTAAAAGGAGGAACCCCGTCTGCTTATATCACCCTTGACCTGGCAAAAGCAGACGTCAATTGCCATCCGGATGATTCAATTGCAAACGGTATTACACAGGATTGGAACGTAATCAAAAGCACTTGCGGACCAAAGGCAGGCTATTGGATCAAAGCCTTGAAAGAATACGAACCGGGCAAGCCTTATAACCAAAATTTCTATGCGGGAACCAATGTGGCTTGCGCCAATGATTATCGCTTTGGCTTCTGCGCTTTCCCTGCGGAATATGGCGTTTCCGGTATTCGTACTTTTATTCTTAATGAACAAGGCATAATTTATTATAAAGATCTCGGCCCCATCACCGAAACCAGGGTTAACAGGAAAGTAAAAACCACCCCTGAACAGGAAAAAGCCCTTAGCGCGCTTATCAAACAGTTGGGCGCTGATGACTGGGAAGTGCGTGAGAAAGCCCAGGAAACCCTGACTAAAATGGGAAAAACCGCCAGGGAATTATTAGAGAAAGAAAAGGATGCAAAAGACCCCGAGGTAAAGATGCGCGTTAACCTGATACTGAAAAACATAGCGGCGTTCGATAAAAAAGGAATCCCGGGAGGGATAGATTGCTGGCCCACGGCAGACCCAACTACAAAAGGATGGAAACCAAGCGGAAACTAA
- a CDS encoding DegT/DnrJ/EryC1/StrS family aminotransferase, whose product MIHHSQPTITLRDIKASGRALKSGYLSQGKVTAEFEKAMARYIGVKYACAVNSGTSALHLALLSLGIKDGDEVIFPSYVCTAVLNAVIYCHAKPVPVDIASSDFNICIESTKRRITRRTKAIIVPHIFGFAANIHKFLQTGIPVIEDCAHGIGADYDGKKLGSFGTLSIFSFYATKMLATGYGGMVMTNNKKLAERIKNLREFDNRNDYITRYNYQMGDWQAGLGLSQLAQLDSFIKKRRELARLYDNALSGHPDIIYRQAVRRNSNPSWFRYIIGIKNQTALFSRLRKKGIETKRPVFKPLHRYLRLSPKQFPVTEHIHKTAVSIPIYPSLNNQSAAYIAKSI is encoded by the coding sequence ATGATTCATCATTCGCAACCAACGATAACATTGCGTGATATCAAAGCCTCCGGGCGAGCGCTGAAAAGCGGATACTTGAGCCAGGGCAAAGTTACGGCTGAATTCGAAAAAGCCATGGCTCGATATATCGGAGTGAAATACGCCTGCGCGGTTAATTCAGGAACGAGCGCTTTACACCTGGCGCTGCTTTCTTTGGGAATAAAAGACGGCGATGAAGTTATCTTCCCCTCTTATGTCTGCACCGCGGTCCTTAATGCCGTAATTTATTGCCATGCCAAACCCGTCCCAGTTGATATCGCTTCTTCTGATTTCAATATCTGCATTGAATCTACCAAGCGGAGAATAACCAGGCGCACCAAGGCGATTATCGTGCCGCATATATTCGGCTTTGCCGCCAATATCCATAAATTCCTGCAAACAGGCATTCCGGTTATCGAAGACTGCGCCCATGGCATCGGCGCCGACTATGACGGCAAAAAACTCGGCTCTTTTGGGACGCTTTCCATTTTCTCTTTCTATGCCACAAAGATGCTGGCAACCGGTTACGGAGGAATGGTTATGACTAACAACAAAAAACTGGCGGAAAGGATAAAAAACCTGCGTGAGTTCGATAACCGCAACGACTACATCACACGTTATAATTACCAGATGGGCGATTGGCAAGCCGGGCTGGGCTTAAGCCAGTTAGCCCAACTGGATAGCTTCATTAAAAAGAGAAGGGAATTAGCCCGCCTCTATGATAACGCTTTGTCCGGGCATCCCGATATAATTTACCGCCAAGCGGTGCGCCGGAATAGCAATCCATCCTGGTTTAGGTATATCATAGGCATCAAGAACCAAACTGCTCTCTTCAGCCGCCTACGTAAAAAAGGCATAGAAACTAAACGCCCTGTTTTTAAGCCTCTCCACCGCTATCTGAGGCTATCACCCAAGCAATTCCCAGTAACTGAACATATTCACAAAACCGCTGTTTCCATCCCGATTTATCCGTCCCTAAACAACCAATCCGCCGCTTATATCGCAAAATCAATTTAG
- the rplU gene encoding 50S ribosomal protein L21 has translation MAKEIKDINSKFAVIKDGGKQYEAKEGMKLNLELKNAKPGDEIELKDVLLYADGNDVKIGAPLVNGVTVKAKVEGEMRTPKVTSIRFHRRTGTRVERGHRQKYTTVKVTGILTA, from the coding sequence ATGGCAAAAGAAATTAAAGATATTAATTCAAAATTCGCGGTTATCAAGGATGGCGGCAAGCAGTATGAAGCAAAAGAAGGCATGAAGCTTAATCTGGAGCTTAAAAACGCCAAGCCGGGCGATGAAATAGAGCTTAAGGATGTGCTCCTTTATGCCGACGGCAACGATGTGAAAATCGGGGCTCCGCTGGTAAACGGCGTAACCGTAAAGGCAAAGGTGGAAGGCGAGATGCGCACACCCAAGGTCACCAGCATAAGGTTCCACAGGCGCACAGGAACAAGAGTGGAAAGAGGCCATCGCCAGAAATATACCACGGTCAAGGTTACCGGCATACTAACTGCGTAA
- a CDS encoding M28 family peptidase — protein sequence MAIIFNEQNAYRLLKQLAFPRLGGTKEEKAAADLLKKYLKSIGLTAKEETFQMQTFKDISASLEVLTPYRKKYKVSVMGNSGSTPRGGIKAELAHFISSAPEELKKAKGKIAITYNAVTKTIYQELRQNNARALIRITGPSAALQNLKQNDLFTKAYGRIPSVLINYEDGLEIVQKGARLVHLISLQKEMKATSRNIIATIPGTEFPNEKIILCAHYDSVNKSPGGVDNAGGSVTIADFASHFSVNKPKRTLIFIWFGSEEMGLKGSWAYAEKHKKELVAPKPPISLKSEEIKLLINLDVAGTVLGNNGAVICGAESMANFIDSFAKEKGIPMNVHHSAYSSDNIPFNEKGIPSFALNRHSGYSGHTPLDGIHQMGPEGLKILGQFGLELVSRIANAVEIPFELKIPEADKKSLYEYVERANPFYKRK from the coding sequence ATGGCTATTATATTTAACGAGCAGAATGCATATCGCCTGCTAAAGCAACTTGCCTTCCCGCGCCTGGGCGGAACCAAAGAGGAAAAAGCCGCGGCGGATTTATTGAAGAAATACCTGAAATCCATCGGTTTAACCGCCAAAGAAGAAACTTTCCAGATGCAGACCTTCAAGGATATCTCCGCCTCATTGGAAGTGCTTACCCCATACCGCAAGAAATATAAGGTGTCCGTCATGGGAAACAGCGGCTCAACGCCGCGAGGAGGGATAAAAGCCGAATTGGCGCATTTTATCTCCTCCGCTCCGGAAGAATTAAAGAAAGCGAAAGGCAAAATCGCCATCACTTATAACGCCGTCACAAAAACCATTTACCAAGAGTTGCGGCAAAATAACGCCAGGGCGTTAATCCGCATCACCGGACCATCTGCCGCCCTGCAAAACCTTAAACAGAATGACCTTTTCACCAAGGCTTACGGCAGGATTCCATCTGTCCTCATTAACTACGAAGACGGGCTGGAAATAGTCCAAAAAGGCGCCAGGCTCGTGCACCTTATTTCCCTGCAGAAAGAGATGAAAGCCACCTCGCGAAATATCATCGCGACTATTCCGGGAACCGAATTCCCAAACGAAAAGATAATCCTCTGCGCCCATTACGACAGCGTCAATAAGTCCCCTGGCGGGGTTGATAATGCCGGCGGTTCGGTAACCATCGCGGATTTCGCCAGCCATTTCTCCGTGAACAAACCCAAGCGCACCCTTATCTTCATCTGGTTCGGCAGCGAGGAGATGGGCTTAAAAGGCAGCTGGGCGTATGCGGAAAAACATAAGAAAGAATTAGTTGCGCCAAAGCCGCCAATCTCCCTGAAAAGCGAAGAGATTAAACTCCTGATTAACCTTGATGTCGCCGGAACAGTCCTGGGTAATAATGGCGCGGTCATTTGCGGGGCTGAATCCATGGCTAATTTCATAGACTCATTTGCCAAAGAAAAAGGCATTCCAATGAATGTGCACCATTCCGCTTATTCCAGCGACAACATACCCTTTAACGAAAAAGGCATCCCTTCCTTCGCGCTTAACCGCCACAGCGGATATTCCGGTCATACACCGCTTGACGGCATCCATCAGATGGGCCCAGAGGGATTAAAAATCCTGGGGCAATTCGGTCTGGAACTTGTCAGCCGTATTGCCAACGCCGTGGAAATACCGTTTGAGCTTAAGATTCCGGAAGCCGATAAGAAATCACTCTATGAATACGTGGAACGTGCGAATCCGTTTTATAAGAGAAAATAG
- a CDS encoding alpha/beta fold hydrolase: MDYEEVAITSDGLKLSAWYIPTAGKTRPVVLVTHGLAANKENFLEPVLLMNSLNYNVMICDFRGHGNSEGQFTTFGIKEAEDIKAVYDWIKIRHPQSPVYALAYSMGGAAVIRAAAKYNIFNKIVLDSSFARSENVARQTILKIFGPFSSVFWQMGRFWGWVWTGVDIADSQPERDITSLANRPIMIIHGTKDSMIPYTESLRLYEATGKRAKLWLVENMDHVQSLMSPEYKKRIKEFFEGNDQNTNSTNETN, encoded by the coding sequence TTGGATTACGAAGAAGTTGCCATCACTTCCGATGGACTCAAGTTGTCAGCCTGGTATATTCCAACCGCAGGTAAAACAAGACCGGTCGTTTTAGTAACTCATGGATTGGCGGCCAATAAGGAAAACTTTCTGGAGCCGGTTTTGCTTATGAACAGCCTTAATTATAACGTCATGATTTGCGATTTCAGGGGGCATGGCAACAGTGAAGGCCAATTCACCACTTTCGGCATAAAGGAAGCCGAAGACATAAAAGCCGTTTATGACTGGATTAAAATAAGGCATCCTCAAAGCCCCGTTTATGCGCTTGCCTATTCCATGGGCGGAGCTGCGGTTATCAGGGCGGCTGCGAAATATAATATATTTAATAAAATTGTCCTAGATTCATCGTTTGCCCGGAGCGAAAATGTCGCCAGGCAAACCATCTTAAAAATCTTCGGGCCTTTTAGCTCGGTCTTCTGGCAAATGGGGAGATTCTGGGGATGGGTCTGGACAGGAGTTGATATTGCCGACAGCCAGCCTGAAAGAGATATCACCTCATTAGCTAATCGCCCTATCATGATTATACACGGAACAAAAGACTCAATGATACCATATACAGAATCTTTACGATTATATGAGGCAACGGGTAAGCGAGCCAAACTATGGCTGGTTGAAAACATGGACCACGTCCAAAGCCTGATGAGCCCGGAATATAAAAAGAGGATAAAAGAGTTCTTTGAGGGTAATGACCAAAACACAAATAGCACGAATGAAACGAATTAA
- a CDS encoding MgtC/SapB family protein, translating to MTDLDIVIRLLVATVLGGVIGLEREINNQPAGLRTHIIVCLGSALIMIVSIEMAKASATVDPTRIAAQVVTGIGFLGAGAILRFGISVRGLTTAACLWTVAGIGLAAGAAMWLPATLVTFISFFTLYLLEKLEKRIIIGRIYKKVFVTAKDVKGIIGSVEKVLHDSDITIHNLGLNKLIVEHKVQLNALVTIPEKADLDKISKDMSAIDGVEQFEIE from the coding sequence ATGACAGATTTAGATATTGTAATACGTTTGCTCGTGGCAACGGTTTTAGGCGGGGTAATCGGATTAGAACGGGAAATCAATAACCAGCCCGCGGGCTTACGCACCCATATCATCGTTTGCCTGGGCTCGGCTCTGATAATGATTGTCTCAATCGAAATGGCAAAAGCAAGCGCAACGGTTGACCCGACAAGAATCGCCGCGCAGGTGGTGACCGGAATCGGATTCCTGGGCGCCGGCGCAATCTTGAGGTTCGGCATCTCCGTCCGCGGATTGACCACCGCGGCCTGCCTTTGGACCGTGGCAGGAATCGGTCTAGCTGCCGGAGCCGCTATGTGGCTGCCGGCGACCCTCGTAACCTTTATCTCGTTCTTCACCCTGTATCTCCTTGAAAAGCTGGAAAAGAGAATCATTATCGGCAGAATCTATAAAAAAGTATTCGTCACGGCAAAGGACGTCAAAGGCATCATCGGGAGCGTGGAAAAAGTCCTGCATGATTCCGATATCACTATCCATAATCTGGGCCTCAATAAGCTCATCGTGGAACACAAGGTCCAGCTAAACGCCCTGGTTACCATACCGGAAAAAGCCGATTTGGATAAGATTTCCAAGGATATGTCGGCGATTGACGGGGTGGAACAGTTCGAGATAGAATAG
- the rlmN gene encoding 23S rRNA (adenine(2503)-C(2))-methyltransferase RlmN produces the protein MENKTLVTSFTLHELEAECVKSGFPKYRAKQILDWVYRKGVTDFKSMTNLSAEIQSTFADSFMVISSKVEQVFASKDGTRKLLVKLADGNCIETVVLSDAGRTTLCISTQAGCPVKCHFCASGQKGLIRSLEANEIVEQVLLAQQMSIEQGALSNKIKVNNIVVMGMGEPFLNYDNLIKALTILNAEWGMGLGLNRITVSTVGIPDKIIQFAREKVATNLAISLHAPNDELRREIIPMAEKIKINEIIKAAGKYRALTRKDVTLEYLMIDEFNTGKDHAGELAKLAKESWSKINLIAYNEVKGLPYKSPSYKTIEDFQNILKSRGIIAMLRKSKGADIAAACGQLALQGK, from the coding sequence ATGGAAAATAAGACTTTGGTTACGTCATTTACCCTCCATGAACTGGAGGCGGAGTGTGTTAAATCGGGTTTTCCTAAATATCGCGCTAAACAAATACTTGATTGGGTTTACCGCAAGGGCGTGACGGATTTCAAATCCATGACCAATCTCTCCGCTGAAATCCAATCCACGTTTGCCGATAGTTTTATGGTTATTTCATCTAAGGTAGAGCAGGTCTTTGCTTCCAAAGACGGGACCAGAAAACTCCTCGTAAAACTGGCAGACGGCAATTGCATCGAAACCGTGGTGCTTTCTGACGCGGGGCGCACGACGCTCTGCATCTCCACCCAGGCGGGTTGCCCGGTCAAGTGCCATTTCTGCGCCAGCGGGCAAAAGGGGCTGATTCGTTCGCTTGAGGCGAATGAGATAGTGGAACAGGTACTGTTGGCACAGCAAATGAGCATTGAGCAAGGAGCATTGAGCAATAAAATAAAGGTGAATAATATAGTAGTAATGGGAATGGGGGAGCCGTTCCTTAATTATGATAACCTTATAAAGGCGTTGACTATCCTTAACGCCGAATGGGGAATGGGGCTTGGCTTAAACCGTATCACGGTTTCGACCGTCGGCATACCGGATAAAATCATCCAATTCGCCAGGGAGAAGGTGGCGACAAACCTGGCAATATCGCTCCACGCGCCGAATGACGAACTGCGCCGAGAAATCATTCCCATGGCGGAAAAGATTAAGATAAATGAGATAATCAAAGCCGCCGGTAAATATCGCGCCCTGACCCGCAAGGATGTCACGCTTGAATACCTGATGATAGACGAATTCAATACCGGTAAAGACCATGCCGGAGAACTCGCGAAACTCGCCAAAGAATCGTGGAGTAAGATAAATCTGATAGCATATAACGAAGTTAAAGGATTGCCTTACAAATCGCCTTCATATAAAACCATCGAGGACTTCCAGAATATCCTGAAAAGCCGCGGGATAATTGCTATGCTGAGGAAAAGCAAGGGAGCCGATATCGCCGCCGCCTGCGGACAGTTGGCATTGCAGGGGAAGTAA